The DNA sequence TACTGTGAGCCTCATAATAAATCCCTCATTCATAGTGCTGTGACCAGAAAATTCTTTGCGAGACCGGAAGATAGTAAAAAGTGCAGATATCAGGTTATCAGTTTCGATGTATCACAAAAGGGACGTCTGTGGAGGGGTAAACAGAAACCAGAGCTATCATCAAATAAGAGCTGCCCCaggaagcctttttttctctcattcagcAGTAGCCAGGCCCAATTTCACAGGCCACACTGTGGCTGAATGggaagaaattggaaaaaaaatatgaaatcgATTGCTTAGATTGCagttgtacttttatttttctcccctcctgtcATTTTAGTGTTATGCAGTGTTAGAGTGCATCCCCAGCCTGCACAGCACTGTCAATGGCACTGCAGCAATGGCGCTACCCTTAAGTTTGTAACAATTTCCTACATGCACCAAATACAGCTAGAATAATATAGGAAGGAATAAAGCCACACTTGGGGGTTGTGCTTAAGACtgattttgtcaaatgtttattatatatttatacacattttaAGACCATCACTaagtaataaaaatgtgatgtaCAATACCTATAATGATCATTGTTAAGCTGTTACCAAAAACATATAGTGGACCCTATAAGTAATTGGACAgtgatacattttctgttggCTGTGTGCTCCAGCATTCTGGACATGAAATTGAACTATATCTGAAGTGCTGACTTTCTGTTTGAAAGTGTTCTAGTTCATAGACCTTTTTCACGGCAGACACATTGACATGTCACACGAGGAAAAGCACTTTAACAATGGTTCTGTTCTATTCAAGTGTCACACAAAGACATTGCTGTGCCGGCGTGAAAATACCAGTACTctcaaactgaagcagctaaatggaattcagcaatcattcatttatgtttttttttttcttctaacacTATGCTTTTCCTgacgtcaaaatgtctgctaTGAAAAGGGCCCATGTTGGGTGAACAGGTGATCAATATATGGTATAGTGTTTGCAATATGGACATGCATTCTTTTTAAACATAGTCCACTATATTTTTGAACAGTACAGCAACAATGACAGGGCCAGCTTTCCAAAAATGTATCCAATCTGGATGTTAACAGTGTAAAATCAAAGCTTGTGTTGAGTCATCACTTTACCACCACTGTCACTGAGTGACTGATGTTTcatatttatgcattttattatttttagactTGAATGTGTTATATTTATAACCAATATAATTGTAATGAGAAGATGgaaatgtttccaaaaaaaatgtacatgggaaaataacataataattcTGAAATTCAAAGTGGCAGTGGGAATCTTCTTTGTGTATTCTATGGAAACAACATGCAGTGCTCAACAATAACATCATCAGCCAGGATTATGGAATCATATCTACAAATCCATTAGTGAATAAGTTGTGAAATCAATGGGGATATCGAATCTATTGATAGCCTGTTAATACATGTGAATTACGTCACAATCACAAGGTTCAGTAAAGAGCAGTCTAGTCATGATGGTGTGAAGTTTCAGGTGCAGCCACATGTTGTGGGCGTCAAAAGACCCACACCAGCAAACTCCCAATTCCAGCCTGATGGACAGCTCAAACTGCAATCAATTATCAACTATCGCCGCAAATGAGCATAAAATATGCACTCAACATAATAACAGAGAATCTAAATGAAGCACTCAAGTTTTACTTAATTGGTAgatgaaaaatgcatgtttcCACCGGCACCTATTAAATATTTGATCTTAAATGTTaccttttcaaaaaatgtgaTCTTGTAACAGATcttgtatttgattttaaagcCATTCCTGGCAATGATGCTACTGTGTATTAAACATACAGTCTATAACAATGATAATATGTCAgcagtgttcatgtttctgccGTCGTCAGGCCACATTTGCCAGGTTAAAAATTGGGGGGTTCATGGATCATGGGACAGTTAAACACCAGCAATTAAAAGTCTACGATTAAGTGTTCCCCTCCCATAGAAATGTTAAGGTTCAACTGTGAACACACGTTTTGACAGTCGTGGAGTGTTTGTATTCCCATTTTAGccttttatttctatttgatttgtttataATTTGAACAGGTCTCCCCATGGTGCAGCTTCACTTGCACAGAGtgcttcctctctgctttgGACAGCTCTGTATCCATCCATTCACCTGTTAAGACCGGCTTCCTGGACTTTTTTTGCCTAACTGTCCATCATTTGCCCACAAgacatcaacttttttttccttccccatTTCAGATGAAAGCACGACGATTGGCTGCGAGGTCCGTGCTCCGCCCGTGATTGGCTGCGAGATCCGTGCTCCCGCCTGTGATTGGCCGCTCGTTGTTTCCGGGGCTCCGCCGTGCGCTCACTGACGTTTCTGCTCGGTGTGCCCCGAGACAGACCGGAGAGAATGGCTGCCAGTGGAGGTTAGCGAAATCCccgttgttttttgtgtgttaacCGGACTTCAATGGCGCCTTTCGAACGTGTTATTTGTGCGTCGGCGTGTCGGGCGGAGTGTGGTGCCGCGGAGCGGCGGAGAGAGTCGTGACATGTTGCTTTCCTTGCTGAACGAGGTCAGCCTCTGCGCGACTCCTCAAAAGTGTTGCTTGTCGTTAGCCTTGCCTCCGCGGCTAGCATTAGCCGTCCAAGCTAACTTTCGGCCGGTTAGCTCGCAGTCCACAGCTGACTGTGTAAACACTTGTTTGTGACAAGAGACAAAGGCTGGACAAGTTGTCCTCCTGGTTCCTGTTATCGGTGCTCGTTCCACAGACGCCGCGCCGATCACTGTTAGGGTGTTTCCCCGAGTTGAACGTCAGGGGCTGGACACACTTGGCTGCTTTTATCGCCCTTTATATCTCGCAATGTTGTGTCCAAAGCTCAGCTTGCTAACATTAGCTCGGCTCCTAGCCGCCTGCTAAAAGTTGAGCTTGCACGTCAGCGAGCTAACTTGACCGCGTTAAGTTATCCCGCGATGGGCAACCGATGCGGCGAACCCCCTCACAAAGCCGGACCGTGTAACGACCTGTGTTGTTGACGGTTGGCCCACGGTCCCGCACAGCTACCCACACGATCACTGGGGGCACCGGGCAGTCGTTGCGTCGAGTTAGCCGGCTAGCTACCACCTGGCGAGAGAGTGGGTTCTCTGTTCACCCGTCGCGAGTCTTTGTCCTGTCAACGAGTTAGCCCTGCACAACACGAGGGGTTCTGTTGGAaaagttgtttgttgttgtcgtcccCGAGCCGCTGCTAATACATGGCTGCGTCGAAGCATTAAAGGGGGGGATAAAGTTGGGTTGCCATTTGTTTTAAGTTGCCATGACACGTGCGATGAGAACCCTGTTTACTTCGCGGACCCTCACTGTGGGGGAGTTCACAGGCCCGTGTGTGGTCCCGATGTCTCCAGTCGGTCCGGGACAACTTCGACTCAAGTCTCTAACGAGCAGATTAAAAACAAGTGAGAGGAGTTTTTCCGAAGTGGAAATGAGTCAATAATTATAACCATTACACTCATTCTGTAAGTGGAATCTGAAGTGAacgatgattttttttttttttttgcggcatCAGTTTTGAGACCAGAGTGTTTACTAACCTTTGCAATATTTATTCACAGTAGCCTGTTTTAATAAACGTGTCGGTGTTATTTTTAACACAGTACTGCACTAAAGTTAGCATGTGAAGCAGTGTCCTTTTTGTCATCTGTCACGTCTCATAGgagttcctttaaaaaaaagtgtgacgtGTTCAGACGTCGACGTgagtctgttctctctctcatcattaGATTGTTCAACAGTAAGTAAATGATCGGGGAACGTGTGTCGTGAATGCTAACAGGAACATTATCGcccttttaaaaaattaaaaaatcacagTACTTTGTTTGGTATCTAGGGTGCCGCTTCTGGAATTCAGTTCTAGTACCAAACTAACTTTTTAAGGttctgaactctctctctctttctgttatGTTGCTATGTAGCTGTTGCCGTCGCTGTCGCTGCAGTGCTCGCATAGTTCATACTGTATCCTCTCACCCAGACATGCTCTCGGATACAGAAATTTGACACcttttaatttaacgtgaagcAGCTAGTATTACCGACTTAATCGGTCAGTATTCTTAACGAGTGCTGAGTCGGGTTCCCAACCCTAGTGGTGCCTCAATCGATTTGTAAAGGTGATGTGCTgatctaatatttttttgttcccctctctctttatgCTGTGTTGTTCAGAGGTAGGGAAGCTGTCACAAGTACAAAATGGGACGCCTCCAACGACCAACTACAACGGGGTAGATGCTGTCCACGCCTGCAACCTCCTTCAGCAGCTCAAAGCCTTGTACGATGAAGCACAGCTCACAGACATTGTTGTAGAAGTGGACCATGGCAAGACTTTCTCCTGTCACCGAAATGTCCTTGCAGCCATCAGTCCATATTTTAGGTATGAACTGTGGGATGTGtacaaaatgtttgaatttttctAATTCAGTAGCAGGAAATATGATAATCGAACATGGATACAggttaaatttaaatgaaagtaAGTTATGATATTTAGATCATACACCCTTCTCAAGTGGTAACACGAGAATTTCTTAATATAGATTAAGTATTTCTGTATTCTCTATCTTCACCACCAGGTCCATGTTCACCAGTGGCCTTACAGAGAGCAGCCAGCGGGAGGTCAGAATAGTTGGGGTGGAATCGGAATCCATGCACCTTGTCTTAGACTACGCCTACACATCCAGGGTTTTGCTCTCCGAGTCCAACGTCCAGGCCCTATTCACTGCAGCCAGCATTTTCCAGATTCCTGCACTGCAGGACCAGTGTGCCCAGTTCATGATCAGCCGGCTTGACCCACAGAACTGTATTGGGGTCTACATGTTTGCTGATGCCTACGGGCACCAGGAGCTGAGGGAACGCTCGCAGGACTACATCCGCAAGAAGGTCAGTTTCACATGAGCATAAgattgtaatttgtaatttgtaattctgttttaatgattattCCCACTACTACGTTActctacatttttattcattctatTTCAAAGACATGATTTTATAGTCTTATAACAGTGCTTTGTTTGTGACCTGTGTGTTTGGCTACTTTGGCTAGTTCCTTTGTGTGTCGTGGGAGCAAGAATTCCTCCAGATGACCAAGGAGCAGCTGGTCAGTATTTTGAACAATGATGACCTCAACGTGGAGAAGGAAGAGCACGTCTACGAGAGCATTGTACGCTGGCTGGAGCATGATCTACCCGGCCGCCAGGCCCACCTCGCTGAGGTTTTTTCCCAGTGCATCCGTCTGCCCTTGCTGGAAGAGGCCTTCCTCAGTCGGATACCTGCCCCCTTTGCTTGTGCCCTTTCCCTGTCTAAAGACCCTGCTGAGGCCAAAGCCCGCCTCACCGGCACCAATGGATGCCCACAGCGCCTGGGTATGACTGCTTCTGAGATGGTCATCTGCTTTGACGCCGCTCACAAACACTCAGGGAAGAAGCAGACGGTGCCTTGCCTGGACACAGCCACAGGACGGGTGTTCAAGCTCTGCAAACCACCCAATGATCTCCGGGAGGTCGGTATCTTGGTGTCCTCGGAGAACGACATCTACATCGCCGGCGGCTACCGACCGAGCAACAGTGAGGTGTCGATAGACCACCGAGCAGAGAGTGACTTCTGGCAGTATGAACATGCAGGCAACCGGTGGCTTCCACGCGCCCCTCTGCTGAGAGCGAGGATAGGCTGCAGGCTTGTGCACTGCTGTGGAAAGCTTTATGCACTGGGAGGCAGAGTTTATGAAGGTGATGGTCGGAACGCGTTGAAGTCGGTAGAGTACTACGATGCCAGGGACAACTGTTGGACAGCAGTCAGTCCCATGCCCGTTGCCATGGAGTTTCATAGTGCTGTGGAGTACAAAGACCGAATCTATGTCCTCCAGGGTGAGTTAATGCTGCTTAAGTGAAACTGTGATCCGAACAATGGACTGCAGATGACGGggaatcatcttttttttaatctttaattaaaaactaCCTGTAAATTACATAACAAAGTATGTATGTGTTAGTATGTTAAAATCATTTGATCACAGctaaacatgtttctttttgtctcctgCAGGTGAATATTTCTTCTGCTTTGATCCCCGTAAGGACTACTGGAGTCATCTGGCCCCTATGAGTGTCCCTCGGAGTCAAGGCCTGGCTGCCTTGTACAAGAACTGCATCTACTACATTGCCGGCATCTGCAGGAACCACCAGCGCACCTTCACCGTGGAGGTCTACGACATTGAGAAGAACACTTGGAGCCGCAAGCGAGATCTCCCCTTTGACCAAGCCACAAGCCCGTACATCAAGGCCATGCTGCTACAAGGCAAGCTACACCTGTTTGTGCGAGCCACACAGGTCATGGTGGAGGAGCACGTGTTCCGCACCAGCCGAAAGAACTCCCTTTACCAGTACGACGACAAGGCAGACGCTTGGACCAAAGTCTATGAGACACCGGACCGCCTCTGGGATTTGGGTCGCCATTTTGAATGTGTGGTGGCCAAACTGTACCCACAATGTCTCCAGAAAGTGCTTTGAGGTCGCTCATTTTGCGAACCCAATCTATGAGGCAGACGGAGTAGTGTGGTCCTGCCTGCCTTGTGCCTGGTGTTACCCTGGGTTTGCACCACAAGGGTCATTTTTGGTTAAGTCTTAAGTCGTTCAAACTTTAGTTTAACATGATCAAAATGGGGGTGCTTTTAAAgattgcagtattttttttctcccagacAGCACCAACTACCCAAACCGATGCTTGTTTAACAAAAAACGTACAATGAATCATAAGTGCaattatcctttttttgcttgttgttgagccattttgttctctttttttgttttagatacatatatataggtAAGGATTTTTGCAGATGAAAAGCATGCGAATGAGGGTATAGACAGGATTAAAGTGCCCCCTTGCGATGTGTCAGCATAAAGtgaaaatctatatatataaataactatataaactatatattcATACGGGTAAGATGAGTACCATAGCTCATTAGTAGGTTGTTGGCTCtgaggtttgtgtgttgttttttttctttctattctgtGCTCAAGTCTTAGTTTTAAATTGGAAGTGTGCTTGTGATTTACATTACCCTAGTGTTTTTGAAGcttgaataatattttttatggcCCTCTCTTCTTTCATGAACGTCAGTGTGTCAAACAATACACTTTGTGTGGCTTccaagctatttttttttaagttttgtttgaGATTCCAGTTGCATGGGGGCTCATAACTCCCGCTCTTTGAGTTGGAATCCATTTTGTGTCACATGCAAAGACAACTTTAGTGAAATGCTAGAATACACATTCTCCACATTGGAGAAATACGGACGGGGGGGTCAAATTTGTGACAACACTAAGTGGAACGTTCAGACCAACTAACAGGCTTACCTCAGAAACTTCAGAGATATTTGATTAGGAGAAAAGGGACATTTCAGGCCAATTGTGTTGATGAAGCAACTGTGTGAAAAGCTCAGCATTGAGCTCCGGTGAGGTTGTTTTTTCGACATTGGATTATACATTGAAAAAAGGTTGAAAGAGCCTTCCTCTTAAatgccaaaaaagaagaagaaagcattTGAGGTCTTGTTAAAGTTGATCTGGACATTGGAAAGAATCTGTGGTAGCAATAACTCATGGAACTGTGATTAGGCTGTATTATGCTATATTACCTTAGTCAAAGTGCATTAATTGTGTCGTCTGTCTCTGCTAGTGAAAATCACATGGGTTCCAATAATGATTGT is a window from the Scophthalmus maximus strain ysfricsl-2021 chromosome 6, ASM2237912v1, whole genome shotgun sequence genome containing:
- the kbtbd8 gene encoding kelch repeat and BTB domain-containing protein 8, with translation MAASGEVGKLSQVQNGTPPTTNYNGVDAVHACNLLQQLKALYDEAQLTDIVVEVDHGKTFSCHRNVLAAISPYFRSMFTSGLTESSQREVRIVGVESESMHLVLDYAYTSRVLLSESNVQALFTAASIFQIPALQDQCAQFMISRLDPQNCIGVYMFADAYGHQELRERSQDYIRKKFLCVSWEQEFLQMTKEQLVSILNNDDLNVEKEEHVYESIVRWLEHDLPGRQAHLAEVFSQCIRLPLLEEAFLSRIPAPFACALSLSKDPAEAKARLTGTNGCPQRLGMTASEMVICFDAAHKHSGKKQTVPCLDTATGRVFKLCKPPNDLREVGILVSSENDIYIAGGYRPSNSEVSIDHRAESDFWQYEHAGNRWLPRAPLLRARIGCRLVHCCGKLYALGGRVYEGDGRNALKSVEYYDARDNCWTAVSPMPVAMEFHSAVEYKDRIYVLQGEYFFCFDPRKDYWSHLAPMSVPRSQGLAALYKNCIYYIAGICRNHQRTFTVEVYDIEKNTWSRKRDLPFDQATSPYIKAMLLQGKLHLFVRATQVMVEEHVFRTSRKNSLYQYDDKADAWTKVYETPDRLWDLGRHFECVVAKLYPQCLQKVL